One Brassica napus cultivar Da-Ae chromosome A5, Da-Ae, whole genome shotgun sequence DNA window includes the following coding sequences:
- the LOC106450988 gene encoding putative ribosomal large subunit pseudouridine synthase SVR1, chloroplastic: MASVASSPISFAASFLRTKPFPRFLPIRTLRCAPFSSSSSEPIEFDISFAPPKPTPSSPRGNAAFQQLFIPWIVRGEDGKLKVQSQPPAQLIHALADATTQNPKKKVKKKKPQASSSSSSSAVTTSSEPKLSKAARRYYNENIKEPPQRLSKVLAAAGVASRRTSEELIFDGKVTVNGSVCTTPQTRVDPTRDIIYVNGNRVPKKLPPKVYFALNKPKGYICSSGEKETKSVVSLFDEFMASWDKRNPGTPKPRLFTVGRLDVATTGLIIVTNDGDFAQKLSHPSSSLPKEYITTVAGDVHKRHLMAISEGTVVEGVHCVPDSVELMPKQHDIPRARLRIVVHEGRNHEVRELVKNAGLEVYSLKRVRIGGFRLPSDLGLGKHVELKQSELKALGWKS; encoded by the exons ATGGCGTCGGTGGCATCATCGCCGATATCCTTCGCCGCTTCTTTCCTCAGAACCAAACCCTTCCCTCGCTTCCTCCCCATCCGCACCCTCCGCTGCGCCCccttctcctcctcttcctccgaGCCAATCGAATTCGACATCTCATTCGCTCCTCCCAAACCCACACCTTCCTCCCCTCGCGGCAACGCCGCCTTCCAGCAGCTCTTCATCCCTTGGATCGTCCGCGGCGAAGACGGCAAACTCAAAGTCCAATCCCAACCTCCCGCGCAGCTAATCCACGCCCTCGCAGACGCCACCACACAGAACCCTAAGAAGaaggtcaagaagaagaagccacaagcttcctcctcctcctcctcctccgccgtcACCACATCCTCGGAGCCGAAGCTCTCAAAGGCGGCGAGAAGGTATTACAATGAGAATATCAAAGAGCCTCCTCAGCGTTTGAGCAAGGTTCTCGCTGCTGCTGGAG TGGCGTCGAGAAGAACCTCTGAAGAGCTTATCTTTGATGGGAAGGTTACTGTGAATGGCTCTGTATGTACTACTCCACAG ACTCGTGTTGATCCAACGAGAGACATTATCTATGTTAATGGGAATCGTGTGCCCAAGAAGCTTCCTCCAAAAGTTTATTTTGCTCTCAACAAGCCTAAAGG ATACATCTGTTCTTCTGGAGAGAAAGAGACCAAGTCTGTTGTTAGTTTGTTTGACGAGTTCATGGCCAGTTGG GATAAAAGGAATCCAGGGACTCCTAAACCTCGTCTTTTTACTGTTGGTCGTCTTGATGTCGCCACAACAGGGTTGATAATAGTTACAAATGATG GAGATTTTGCACAGAAGCTTTCACATCCTTCATCTAGTTTACCAAAAGA ATATATTACTACGGTTGCTGGTGATGTACACAAACGACACTTAATGGCCATCAGCGAAGGAACAGTTGTGGAAGGAGTCCATTGTGTCCCAGACTCAGTTGAGTTGATGCCAAAGCAGCATGATATACCAAGAGCACGGCTACGTATTGTG GTTCATGAAGGGAGGAACCATGAAGTCAGAGAATTAGTGAAAAATGCTGGGCTTGAG GTTTACTCATTAAAGCGTGTTCGTATAGGTGGATTCAGGCTTCCTTCAGATCTTGG GCTAGGGAAGCATGTGGAATTGAAGCAGAGCGAGCTAAAGGCATTGGGTTGGAAGAGTTAG
- the LOC106450990 gene encoding protein NUCLEAR FUSION DEFECTIVE 4, whose amino-acid sequence MKSLAIQILTGRWFMFFASLLIMSAAGATYMFGLYSGDIKTALGYDQTTLNLLSFFKDLGANVGIIAGLLNEVSPPWFTLIIGAILNFFGYFMIWLAVTKRISKPKVWHMCLYICVGANSQSFANTGSIVTCVKNFPESRGFVLGILKGYVGLSGAIFTQLYHAFYGDDTKSLILMIGWLPAAISFAFLWTVRNMKVVRQTNELKVFYNFLYISFGLATFLMVVIITDKLSGFTRSEFGGSAAVVIVLLLLPIIVVVLEERKLWKDKQVALNDPAPINMVTEKASLVSLEVKDDNERSTKVERVKTASCWTTIFSPPERGDDYTILQALFSFDMLILFLATICGAGGTLTAIDNLGQIGGSLGYPKRSVSTFVSLVSIWNYFGRVTSGVLSEIFLIKYKFPRPIMLTMILLFSCTGHLLIAFNVPGGLYVASVIIGFCFGAQWPLLFAIISEVFGLKYYSTLINFGSVASPIGAYLLNVRVAGYLYDKEAEKQHKALGIVRKEGQDLSCMGTACFKLSFIIITLVTLFGVFVSMILVVRTKKFYKSDIYKRFREKALATEMEMAPPVPERSTAVENGNDSGKVVGKGG is encoded by the exons ATGAAGAGCTTAGCCATCCAAATCCTAACAGGAAGATGGTTTATGTTCTTCGCGAGTCTCTTAATCATGTCGGCGGCTGGAGCCACTTATATGTTCGGTCTCTACTCAGGTGATATCAAGACAGCCTTAGGCTACGACCAAACCACTCTTaacctcctcagtttcttcaaaGATCTTGGAGCCAACGTTGGTATCATCGCGGGTCTACTCAACGAGGTGTCTCCTCCTTGGTTCACTCTCATAATCGGAGCTATACTTAACTTCTTCGGCTATTTCATGATCTGGCTTGCCGTTACAAAACGGATCTCGAAGCCTAAAGTTTGGCACATGTGTCTCTATATATGCGTTGGAGCTAACTCTCAGTCTTTCGCTAATACCGGATCCATCGTCACATGTGTCAAGAACTTCCCAGAGTCACGTGGTTTTGTCTTGGGGATTCTCAAGGGATATGTTGGTCTTAGTGGTGCTATTTTTACACAGCTCTACCATGCCTTTTATGGCGACGACACCAAATCTCTAATACTGATGATTG GTTGGTTACCTGCAGCAATCTCGTTTGCTTTCTTGTGGACGGTAAGGAACATGAAAGTGGTGAGACAGACGAATGAGCTAAAGGTGTTTTATAACTTCCTCTACATATCGTTCGGGCTAGCGACGTTTCTCATGGTGGTCATCATCACTGACAAACTCTCCGGCTTTACAAGAAGTGAGTTTGGAGGCAGCGCCGCCGTGGTGATCGTCTTGCTTCTTCTGCCGATCATAGTAGTCGTCTTGGAAGAAAGGAAGCTCTGGAAAGATAAACAAGTCGCCTTAAATGATCCAGCACCAATCAATATGGTCACGGAGAAAGCAAGTTTAGTTTCATTAGAGGTCAAAGATGATAACGAAAGGTCAACGAAAGTGGAGCGTGTTAAAACGGCGTCGTGTTGGACGACTATATTTAGTCCACCGGAGAGAGGAGATGACTATACGATCTTGCAAGCGTTGTTTAGCTTCGACATGTTGATATTATTCTTAGCGACCATATGTGGTGCGGGAGGGACGCTGACGGCTATAGACAACTTGGGTCAAATAGGTGGTTCATTGGGTTATCCAAAGAGAAGCGTGAGCACGTTTGTGTCACTAGTAAGCATATGGAACTACTTCGGTCGTGTGACTTCAGGTGTACTCTCAGAGATTTTCTTGATCAAATACAAGTTCCCTAGGCCTATAATGCTCACAATGATCCTCCTCTTCTCATGCACCGGTCACCTCCTAATCGCTTTTAACGTCCCTGGCGGACTCTACGTGGCATCGGTCATCATAGGGTTTTGTTTTGGTGCGCAATGGCCGCTTCTATTTGCTATAATCTCCGAGGTGTTTGGGCTTAAATACTACTCTACGTTGATTAACTTTGGGTCGGTCGCAAGCCCGATCGGGGCTTATTTGCTAAACGTTCGGGTCGCGGGGTATTTATACGACAAGGAGGCGGAGAAGCAACATAAAGCATTAGGGATAGTGAGAAAGGAGGGGCAAGATCTTAGCTGCATGGGCACGGCGTGTTTTAAGTTGTCa tttaTTATAATTACCTTGGTAACTTTGTTTGGTGTGTTTGTCTCGATGATTTTGGTGGTCCGGACCAAGAAGTTTTACAAGAGCGATATCTACAAAAGGTTTAGAGAAAAAGCGTTGGCGACTGAGATGGAGATGGCCCCGCCTGTTCCGGAAAGATCGACGGCGGTAGAGAATGGTAATGATAGTGGCAAAGTTGTTGGCAAAGGGGGGTAG
- the LOC106450991 gene encoding patatin-like protein 6, with translation MQRVHNKPVDSIGKSPSGTVKHHLIKQSSGGVTTAAAADMQEPSIDTDKLSYEIFSILESKFLFGYDDTSPEQETSPTVAENGVVQGSVKNQRGKVCVLSIDGGGMRGIIPGKALAYLEQALKSKSGDPNARIADYFDVASGSGIGGVFTAMLFASSDGDRPIFNADDTWRFLAKNGKRFYKPASGTGRILNRVMKTGSGSKKLEKSMKESFAEMTLKDTLKPVLIPCYDLTSSAPFLFSRADALETDGYDFKLWEVCRATWAEPGVFEPVEMRSVDGKTRCVAVDGGLAMSNPTAAAITHVLHNKEEFPFVRGVEDLLVLSLGTGQLVDVKYECDQVMKWKAKQWARPAVRISADGAADTVDQAVSMAFGQCRRSNYVRIQADGSSFGPCRPNIDTDASASNVNMLVGVAEEMLKQKNVESVMFGGKKISEESNFEKLDWLAGELVLEHQRRSCRIAPTVAFKQSSDRRTIQKTIFKDIDCMF, from the exons ATGCAAAGAGTACACAACAAACCAGTTGACTCCATCGGAAAATCACCGTCGGGCACCGTcaagcatcatttaataaaacAGAGCAGCGGCGGAGTCacgacggcggcggcggcggataTGCAGGAGCCGAGCATTGACACGGATAAGCTCAGCTACGAGATTTTCTCCATTCTCGAAAGCAAGTTTCTTTTCGGGTACGATGACACGAGCCCCGAGCAAGAAACGTCACCAACGGTTGCTGAAAACGGCGTCGTTCAGGGGTCAGTCAAGAACCAGAGAGGTAAAGTCTGTGTTCTGAGCATCGACGGCGGCGGGATGAGAGGGATCATACCAGGGAAGGCTTTGGCTTATCTGGAGCAAGCGTTGAAATCGAAGTCGGGCGACCCGAACGCCCGAATCGCCGACTACTTCGACGTCGCTTCCGGTTCAGGCATCGGTGGAGTTTTCACGGCGATGCTTTTCGCTTCGAGCGACGGTGACCGTCCGATCTTTAACGCGGATGACACGTGGAGGTTTTTAGCGAAGAACGGTAAAAGATTTTATAAACCAGCGTCCGGGACCGGGAGGATACTAAACCGGGTTATGAAAACCGGTTCGGGTTCGAAGAAGCTGGAGAAGTCGATGAAGGAGTCATTCGCTGAGATGACGCTCAAGGACACGCTTAAACCGGTTCTGATTCCTTGTTACGACCTCACGAGCTCCGCGCCGTTCCTTTTCTCGCGCGCCGACGCGTTGGAAACGGACGGCTACGATTTCAAGCTGTGGGAGGTTTGTAGAGCCACGTGGGCCGAGCCGGGTGTGTTTGAGCCTGTGGAGATGAGATCGGTGGATGGTAAAACGCGTTGCGTTGCGGTTGATGGTGGGTTAGCGATGAGTAATCCGACTGCTGCTGCGATCACTCATGTGTTGCATAACAAGGAGGAGTTTCCGTTCGTTAGAGGCGTTGAGGATTTGCTTGTGCTGTCTCTTGGTACGGGACAGTTGGTGGATGTTAAGTATGAATGTGATCAGGTTATGAAGTGGAAGGCTAAGCAATGGGCTCGACCCGCGGTTCGGATATCTGCTGATGGTGCGGCCGATACTGTGGACCAGGCTGTTTCCATGGCGTTTGGTCAGTGTAGGAGGAGTAACTACGTTCGTATTCAG GCGGATGGGTCAAGCTTTGGTCCGTGCAGACCAAACATAGACACGGACGCTAGTGCAAGCAATGTGAATATGCTTGTGGGAGTAGCGGAAGAGATGTTGAAGCAGAAGAATGTGGAATCGGTTATGTTTGGTGGTAAAAAAATCAGTGAAGAAAGCAATTTCGAGAAGCTGGATTGGTTAGCTGGTGAGCTCGTGCTTGAACACCAGAGGAGGAGTTGCAGAATTGCTCCCACTGTAGCGTTCAAGCAATCAAGCGACAGAAGAACTATTCAGAAGACAATCTTCAAGGATATTGATTGTATGTTTTGA
- the LOC106450985 gene encoding amino acid transporter AVT1C yields the protein MNHVPSDQSFYIESEEEDDRKDYEEEDDDDQSHSDSSDANDDNQTHTKPSSYTTAWPQSYRQSIDLYSSVPSPNIGFLGNNSVTRFGSSFLSSSLIRRHTPESLPAVTKPLLEADEQALPPPPKHRLSSHGLLSPAPSRRGSMRKDEKVFMVSHEIPMSRNSSYGQAVLNGLNVLCGVGILSTPYAAKEGGWLGLMILFIYGLLSFYTGILLRYCLDSESDLETYPDIGQAAFGTTGRIFVSIVLYLELYACCVEYIILESDNLSSLFPNAAFGIGGFELDARHLFAILTTLAVLPTVWLRDLSVLSYISAGGVIASVLVVLCLFWIGLVDEVGIHSKGTTLNLSTLPVAIGLYGYCYSGHAVFPNIYTSMAKPTQYPAVLLTCFGICTLMYAGVAVMGYTMFGEATESQFTLNLPQELVATKIAVWTTVVNPFTKYALTISPVALSLEELIPERHNKSHWYAIAIRTALVFSTLLVGLSIPFFGLVMSLIGSLLTMLVTLILPPVCFLSIVRGKVTSTQMMLCVLIIIIGAISSVIGSYSALSKIIQKLSS from the exons ATGAATCACGTACCATCTGATCAGAGCTTCTACATTGAGAGCGAGGAAGAAGACGATAGAAAAGAttacgaagaagaagatgatgatgatcaaagccATTCTGATTCCTCCGATGCTAATGATGATAATCAGACACATACTAAGCCAAGCTCATACACTACAGCTTGGCCACAGAGTTACAG GCAGTCGATTGATCTTTACAGTAGTGTACCGTCTCCCAACATCGGTTTTCTTGGGAATAACTCGGTGACGAGATTTGGAAGCTCTTTCTTGTCTTCTTCGTTGATAAGAAGACACACTCCTGAGTCTTTACCTGCTGTTACAAAGCCTCTGCTCGAAGCAGATGAGCAAGCACTACCACCACCACCTAAACACAGACTCAGCTCTCATGGCTTGCTCTCTCCTGCTCCTTCGAGGAGAGGTTCAATGCGGAAGGACGAGAAAGTATTCATGGTCTCTCATGAGATTCCTATGTCACGCAACAGCTCATACGGACAAGCTGTTCTAAATG GATTGAACGTTCTATGTGGAGTTGGAATACTTTCAACGCCTTATGCTGCCAAAGAAGGAGGATGGTTGGGACTAATGATACTGTTTATATATGGTTTGCTTTCTTTCTACACTGGAATACTCCTGCGTTACTGCCTCGACAGTGAGTCTGACCTTGAGACCTATCCTGATATTGGCCAAGCCGCGTTTGGTACCACTGGGCGTATCTTTGTCTCG ATAGTACTCTACTTGGAGCTATAC GCGTGCTGTGTTGAATATATAATATTGGAGAGTGATAATCTCTCTTCATTATTTCCAAATGCTGCCTTCGGTATTGGAGGATTTGAGTTAGATGCACGCCATCTATTTGCAATACTAACCACTCTCGCTGTTCTCCCCACCGTCTGGCTCAGAGATCTCAGTGTACTGAGTTATATCTCAG CTGGAGGGGTGATTGCATCGGTGCTAGtggttttgtgtttgttttggatTGGTTTGGTAGATGAAGTTGGAATCCACAGCAAAGGAACTACACTAAACTTGTCAACCTTACCTGTAGCTATAGGGCTATATGGTTACTGCTACTCAGGACATGCTGTTTTCCCCAATATTTATACTTCTATGGCAAAACCAACTCAATACCCTGCTGTTCTCTTGACATG CTTTGGAATTTGTACTCTGATGTATGCCGGTGTGGCTGTTATGGGTTATACAATGTTTGGAGAAGCAACAGAATCACAGTTTACTCTCAACTTGCCTCAAGAGTTGGTTGCAACTAAGATTGCGGTCTGGACTACG GTGGTGAATCCATTTACCAA ATATGCTTTGACCATATCTCCAGTAGCACTGAGTCTTGAGGAACTGATACCAGAAAGACATAACAAGTCGCATTGGTACGCCATTGCCATTAGAACCGCATTGGTCTTCTCTACTTTGCTTGTCGGTCTCTCAATTCCCTTCTTTG GTCTTGTCATGTCATTGATTGGATCCTTGTTGACAATGCTCGTC ACGCTAATACTTCCCCCAGTTTGTTTCCTGAGCATTGTACGGGGAAAAGTTACCTCGACACAG ATGATGTTGTGTGTCTTAATCATCATAATAGGAGCAATATCTTCCGTAATTGGCTCATATTCAGCTCTCTCCAAGATCATTCAAAAACTGAGCAGCTGA
- the LOC106450987 gene encoding serine/threonine-protein kinase PCRK1 isoform X1, translated as MNNSTPVRRLVSSKAMKCFYFSKDKPQDGAAKTRNFDSLQGSGSEFNSSTSTTTSITSSLHVLSETHSNNLKVFALDDLKTATKNFSRSLMIGEGGFGGVFRGIIQNPQDSRKKIDIAVKQLSRRGLQGHKEWVTEVNVLGVVEHPNLVKLIGYCAEDDERGIQRLLVYEYVPNRSVQDHLSNRFIVTPLPWSTRMKIAQDTARGLAYLHQGMEFQVSFSLTWSHINSFKPLFYMFLKCMFMQIIFRDFKSSNILLDENWNAKLSDFGLARMGPSKGVTHVSTAVVGTIGYAAPEYIQTGHLTAKSDVWSYGIFLYELITGRRPFDRNRPRNEQNILEWIRPHLTDIKKFKMIIDPRLEGNYYLKSALKLAAVANRCLMVKAKSRPTMGEVSEMLEKIVETSDEVSPALPLVKSLTPKDAFEASRRERVKKRFVELVTGVNGCPNLPYLVS; from the exons TGAGGCGGCTGGTTTCATCAAAGGCAATGAAATGTTTCTACTTCAGCAAAGATAAACCTCAGGATGGAGCAGCTAAGACGAGAAATTTTGATTCATTGCAAGGATCAGGGTCTGAGTTTAACTCAAGTACAAGTACTACAACTTCCATCACTTCTTCCTTGCACGTTCTCTCAGAGACACACAGTAACAATCTCAAAGTCTTTGCCCTCGATGACCTCAAAACCGCTACCAAGAACTTCAGCCGGTCCTTGATGATCGGTGAAGGTGGATTTGGTGGTGTGTTTCGTGGCATCATTCAGAACCCTCAAGATTCTCGTAAGAAGATTGATATAGCTGTTAAACAACTCAGTAGAAGAGGTCTTCAG GGGCATAAAGAATGGGTGACAGAAGTAAACGTGTTGGGGGTAGTGGAGCATCCAAATCTGGTGAAGCTGATAGGTTACTGCGCTGAGGATGATGAGAGAGGGATCCAACGGCTACTTGTTTATGAATATGTACCAAACAGAAGCGTTCAAGACCATTTATCAAATCGTTTTATAGTCACTCCTCTTCCTTGGTCCACAAGAATGAAGATTGCTCAAGACACTGCTCGAGGGCTAGCTTATCTTCATCAAGGCATGGAGTTTCAGGTCTCTTTCTCCTTAACATGGTCACATATTAATAGCTTTAAACCATTATTTTATATGTTCTTGAAATGTATGTTCATGCAGATCATCTTTAGGGACTTCAAATCTTCCAATATTCTTCTTGATGAGAACTGGAACGCAAAGCTCTCTGACTTTGGACTGGCTCGTATGGGTCCTTCAAAGGGAGTCACTCATGTCTCCACTGCG GTTGTAGGAACCATTGGTTATGCAGCACCTGAGTACATCCAAACAGGACACCTCACAGCCAAAAGCGATGTGTGGAGCTACGGAATCTTTCTGTATGAGCTCATCACAGGGAGACGTCCCTTCGATAGGAACCGCCCAAGAAACGAGCAGAACATCTTGGAGTGGATAAGACCTCACTTGACTGATATCAAGAAGTTCAAGATGATCATTGACCCAAGACTTGAAGGAAACTACTACCTCAAGTCGGCTTTGAAGCTGGCTGCTGTTGCCAACAGGTGTTTGATGGTGAAAGCAAAGTCAAGGCCAACGATGGGTGAGGTTTCAGAGATGTTAGAAAAGATAGTGGAGACTTCAGACGAGGTATCTCCAGCTTTGCCGTTGGTGAAAAGCTTGACGCCTAAAGATGCGTTTGAGgcgtcaaggagagagagagttaaGAAAAGATTTGTTGAACTTGTAACTGGGGTAAATGGTTGTCCTAATCTGCCCTACTTGGTCTCCTAA
- the LOC106450987 gene encoding serine/threonine-protein kinase PCRK1 isoform X2 translates to MNNSTPVRRLVSSKAMKCFYFSKDKPQDGAAKTRNFDSLQGSGSEFNSSTSTTTSITSSLHVLSETHSNNLKVFALDDLKTATKNFSRSLMIGEGGFGGVFRGIIQNPQDSRKKIDIAVKQLSRRGLQGHKEWVTEVNVLGVVEHPNLVKLIGYCAEDDERGIQRLLVYEYVPNRSVQDHLSNRFIVTPLPWSTRMKIAQDTARGLAYLHQGMEFQIIFRDFKSSNILLDENWNAKLSDFGLARMGPSKGVTHVSTAVVGTIGYAAPEYIQTGHLTAKSDVWSYGIFLYELITGRRPFDRNRPRNEQNILEWIRPHLTDIKKFKMIIDPRLEGNYYLKSALKLAAVANRCLMVKAKSRPTMGEVSEMLEKIVETSDEVSPALPLVKSLTPKDAFEASRRERVKKRFVELVTGVNGCPNLPYLVS, encoded by the exons TGAGGCGGCTGGTTTCATCAAAGGCAATGAAATGTTTCTACTTCAGCAAAGATAAACCTCAGGATGGAGCAGCTAAGACGAGAAATTTTGATTCATTGCAAGGATCAGGGTCTGAGTTTAACTCAAGTACAAGTACTACAACTTCCATCACTTCTTCCTTGCACGTTCTCTCAGAGACACACAGTAACAATCTCAAAGTCTTTGCCCTCGATGACCTCAAAACCGCTACCAAGAACTTCAGCCGGTCCTTGATGATCGGTGAAGGTGGATTTGGTGGTGTGTTTCGTGGCATCATTCAGAACCCTCAAGATTCTCGTAAGAAGATTGATATAGCTGTTAAACAACTCAGTAGAAGAGGTCTTCAG GGGCATAAAGAATGGGTGACAGAAGTAAACGTGTTGGGGGTAGTGGAGCATCCAAATCTGGTGAAGCTGATAGGTTACTGCGCTGAGGATGATGAGAGAGGGATCCAACGGCTACTTGTTTATGAATATGTACCAAACAGAAGCGTTCAAGACCATTTATCAAATCGTTTTATAGTCACTCCTCTTCCTTGGTCCACAAGAATGAAGATTGCTCAAGACACTGCTCGAGGGCTAGCTTATCTTCATCAAGGCATGGAGTTTCAG ATCATCTTTAGGGACTTCAAATCTTCCAATATTCTTCTTGATGAGAACTGGAACGCAAAGCTCTCTGACTTTGGACTGGCTCGTATGGGTCCTTCAAAGGGAGTCACTCATGTCTCCACTGCG GTTGTAGGAACCATTGGTTATGCAGCACCTGAGTACATCCAAACAGGACACCTCACAGCCAAAAGCGATGTGTGGAGCTACGGAATCTTTCTGTATGAGCTCATCACAGGGAGACGTCCCTTCGATAGGAACCGCCCAAGAAACGAGCAGAACATCTTGGAGTGGATAAGACCTCACTTGACTGATATCAAGAAGTTCAAGATGATCATTGACCCAAGACTTGAAGGAAACTACTACCTCAAGTCGGCTTTGAAGCTGGCTGCTGTTGCCAACAGGTGTTTGATGGTGAAAGCAAAGTCAAGGCCAACGATGGGTGAGGTTTCAGAGATGTTAGAAAAGATAGTGGAGACTTCAGACGAGGTATCTCCAGCTTTGCCGTTGGTGAAAAGCTTGACGCCTAAAGATGCGTTTGAGgcgtcaaggagagagagagttaaGAAAAGATTTGTTGAACTTGTAACTGGGGTAAATGGTTGTCCTAATCTGCCCTACTTGGTCTCCTAA